In Denticeps clupeoides chromosome 1, fDenClu1.1, whole genome shotgun sequence, a single window of DNA contains:
- the nkx2.1 gene encoding homeobox protein Nkx-2.1, whose product MSMSPKHTTPFSVSDILSPLEESYKKVAAMDGANLGAYRQPQASQAAMQQHHMGTHNGTVPAAYHMTAAGVSQLSHSAMGGYCNGNLANVSDLPPYQDGMRGGSAAAAGWYGANPDPRFSTISRFMGSSSGMNMGSMGTLGSLADVGKGMGALASAPRRKRRVLFSQAQVYELERRFKQQKYLSAPEREHLASMIHLTPTQVKIWFQNHRYKMKRQAKDKVSQQQMQQDSGSCQQQQQQQQQQSPRRVAVPVLVKDGKPCQGSGHTPTTAVPSHHQQGGGNLMIMSGGAAAMGQHHGQQGGTAGQSPDLGPHAASPTSLQGQVPGLSHLNSSATEYGAALPCSALLYGRTW is encoded by the exons ATGTCGATGAGCCCCAAGCACACGACTCCCTTTTCAGTCTCCGACATCCTGAGTCCCCTGGAGGAGAGCTACAAGAAGGTCGCGGCCATGGACGGCGCCAACCTGGGCGCCTACCGCCAGCCGCAGGCGTCGCAGGCGGCCATGCAGCAGCACCACATGGGGACGCACAACGGGACGGTGCCCGCGGCGTACCACATGACGGCGGCGGGGGTGTCGCAGCTGTCCCACTCCGCCATGGGCGGCTACTGCAACGGCAACCTGGCCAACGTGAGCGACCTGCCGCCCTACCAGGACGGCATGAGGGGcggctcggcggcggcggccggctGGTACGGCGCCAACCCGGACCCGCGCTTCTCCACCA TCTCGCGCTTCATGGGCTCCTCCTCGGGCATGAACATGGGCAGCATGGGGACCCTCGGCTCGCTGGCGGACGTGGGGAAGGGCATGGGCGCCCTGGCCAGCGCCCCTCGCCGGAAGCGCCGCGTCCTCTTCTCCCAGGCGCAGGTGTACGAGCTGGAGCGGAGGTTCAAGCAGCAGAAGTACCTGTCGGCGCCCGAGCGGGAGCACCTGGCCAGCATGATCCACCTGACGCCCACCCAGgtcaagatctggttccagaaccacCGGTACAAGATGAAGAGGCAGGCCAAGGACAAGGTGTCGCAGCAGCAGATGCAGCAGGACAGCGGGTCGtgccagcaacagcagcagcagcagcagcagcagtcgcCCCGGCGGGTGGCCGTCCCGGTGCTGGTCAAGGACGGGAAGCCGTGCCAGGGCAGCGGGCACACGCCCACCACGGCCGTGCCCAGCCACCACCAGCAGGGCGGCGGCAACCTCATGATCATGTCCGGCGGCGCGGCGGCCATGGGGCAGCACCACGGCCAGCAGGGGGGCACCGCGGGCCAGTCGCCGGACCTGGGGCCGCACGCCGCCAGCCCGACGTCCCTGCAGGGCCAGGTGCCCGGCCTGTCGCACCTCAACTCGTCCGCGACCGAGTACGGCGCGGCCCTGCCGTGCTCCGCGCTGTTGTACGGCAGGACGTGGTGA
- the nkx2.9 gene encoding NK2 transcription factor related, locus 9, with amino-acid sequence MAASTKFSFTVRSILDLPEHDGAPCSPWTDSDRSQCVSSDESGAETPPDPTGPADPTSDRQPQPQKKKKRRVLFSRAQTHELERRFRQQRYLSAPERERLAHLLRLTPTQVKIWFQNHRYKTKRAGAEGGRPADLLLALGRPPSALRRVVVPVLVRDGEPCRTCALDAPPFPLLPAYPHFTHFTQLARSACTW; translated from the exons ATGGCGGCGTCCACCAAGTTCAGCTTCACCGTGAGGAGCATCCTGGATTTACCGGAGCACGACGGCGCGCCCTGCTCGCCGTGGACGGACAGCGACAGGAGCCAGTGCGTCT CCTCCGACGAGAGCGGAGCGGAGACGCCCCCCGACCCCACGGGCCCCGCGGACCCCACCTCCGACCGCCAGCCGCAgccgcagaagaagaagaagcggcGCGTCCTCTTCTCCAGGGCGCAGACCCACGAGCTGGAGCGCCGCTTCCGGCAGCAGCGCTACCTGTCCGCGCCCGAGCGGGAGCGCCTGGCCCACCTGCTGCGCCTGACACCCACCCAGgtgaagatctggttccagaaccacCGCTACAAGACCAAGAGGGCGGGCGCGGAGGGCGGCCGGCCCGCGGACCTGCTGCTGGCGCTCGGGCGGCCGCCCTCCGCGCTCCGGAGGGTCGTGGTCCCGGTCCTGGTCCGGGACGGGGAACCGTGCCGGACGTGCGCCCTCGACGCGCCCCCGTTCCCCCTGCTGCCCGCCTACCCGCACTTCACGCACTTTACGCAGCTCGCGCGCTCCGCGTGCACGTGGTGA